One window of Cygnus atratus isolate AKBS03 ecotype Queensland, Australia chromosome 17, CAtr_DNAZoo_HiC_assembly, whole genome shotgun sequence genomic DNA carries:
- the RHOF gene encoding rho-related GTP-binding protein RhoF isoform X1 produces MEAANGTLPDGAAGSKGGGAAAPSGKKEVKVVIVGDGGCGKTSLLMVYAKGAFPEQYAPSVFEKYTTSVTIGKKEVVLNLYDTAGQEDYDRLRPLSYQNTNVVLICYDVMNPTSYDNVAVKWYPEVNHFCRGVPLVLIGCKTDLRKDKEQLRKLRASKQEPITYNQGEAACQQINAEVYLECSAKCRENIEKVFKEATTIALSAMKKAKRQKKQRACSVL; encoded by the exons ATGGAAGCGGCCAACGGGACCCTGCCCGACGGCGCGGCGGGCAGCAAggggggcggcgcggccgcTCCGTCGGGCAAGAAGGAGGTGAAGGTGGTGATCGTGGGGGACGGCGGCTGCGGGAAGACCTCGCTGCTGATGGTGTACGCCAAGGGCGCCTTCCCCGAG caATATGCACCGTCTGTGTTTGAGAAGTACACCACCAGTGTTACGATTGGCAAAAAGGAAGTCGTCCTGAATCTGTATGACACCGCAG GGCAGGAGGACTATGATCGGCTACGACCACTTTCTTACCAGAACACAAACGTAGTGTTAATTTGTTACGATGTCATGAACCCCACCAGCTATGATAATGTAGCAGTTAAG TGGTATCCTGAAGTGAATCACTTCTGCCGAGGTGTCCCGCTCGTGCTGATCGGCTGTAAGACAGACCTTCGGAAAGACAAAGAGCAGTTGCGTAAGCTCAGGGCTTCTAAGCAGGAACCCATTACCTACAACCAG GGTGAAGCAGCTTGCCAGCAGATAAATGCAGAAGTTTATCTGGAGTGCTCAGCAAAATGTCGTGAGAACAtagaaaaagtttttaaagaagCAACAACCATTGCTTTAAGTGCCATGAAAAAAGCCAAGCGCCAGAAGAAACAGAGGGCATGCTCAGTGTTATGA
- the RHOF gene encoding rho-related GTP-binding protein RhoF isoform X2, which yields MEAANGTLPDGAAGSKGGGAAAPSGKKEVKVVIVGDGGCGKTSLLMVYAKGAFPEQYAPSVFEKYTTSVTIGKKEVVLNLYDTAGQEDYDRLRPLSYQNTNVVLICYDVMNPTSYDNVAVKWYPEVNHFCRGVPLVLIGCKTDLRKDKEQLRKLRASKQEPITYNQPSFSSVRTRTAAFRLFETQVQGTRVKQLASR from the exons ATGGAAGCGGCCAACGGGACCCTGCCCGACGGCGCGGCGGGCAGCAAggggggcggcgcggccgcTCCGTCGGGCAAGAAGGAGGTGAAGGTGGTGATCGTGGGGGACGGCGGCTGCGGGAAGACCTCGCTGCTGATGGTGTACGCCAAGGGCGCCTTCCCCGAG caATATGCACCGTCTGTGTTTGAGAAGTACACCACCAGTGTTACGATTGGCAAAAAGGAAGTCGTCCTGAATCTGTATGACACCGCAG GGCAGGAGGACTATGATCGGCTACGACCACTTTCTTACCAGAACACAAACGTAGTGTTAATTTGTTACGATGTCATGAACCCCACCAGCTATGATAATGTAGCAGTTAAG TGGTATCCTGAAGTGAATCACTTCTGCCGAGGTGTCCCGCTCGTGCTGATCGGCTGTAAGACAGACCTTCGGAAAGACAAAGAGCAGTTGCGTAAGCTCAGGGCTTCTAAGCAGGAACCCATTACCTACAACCAG CCATCCTTCTCCTCTGTCAGAACACGAACAGCAGCTTTCAGACTATTTGAAACACAAGTCCAGGGAACAAG GGTGAAGCAGCTTGCCAGCAGATAA